From a single Roseibium algicola genomic region:
- a CDS encoding HlyD family secretion protein produces the protein MIELLITCFPLLLRMAYLRWRGRPVTLYNVHRALFVWIVLFVALIFTVEYYHPDTPNALIPYRVVPIVTERGGTVTEVPVKAGQTVKVGDLLFTVDDSSEKAAVATAQTAVGEVNSQIDVVKAQIKAAAADLARTKAVLDTANLTLSEQQDLKDKNSPAYTLNRYENAKAAQEQAAANVNAANSKMEALQVQLDQVLPAELKSAEAALDQAKVNLAKTKVYSSVSGKIEQLTLNVGARAAQFSVNPAMVIVPDRDKTDPIEIVAGFSQTNSAVLHVGMPAEVACENNINSGMANTVLAARIVRIQDVIATGQLGPTGVLMQPSDRRGPGDLVVHVRLEYPEQNALLVDGARCLVQAYTTHISGSLQGTFMGGIIQAWALEKALIMRMKVWIMLFAGTGLIGGD, from the coding sequence ATGATCGAGCTCCTCATCACCTGCTTTCCGCTGTTGCTGCGCATGGCCTATCTGCGCTGGCGGGGACGCCCCGTGACGCTCTACAACGTCCACCGCGCACTGTTCGTCTGGATTGTCTTGTTCGTCGCGCTGATCTTCACGGTCGAGTATTATCATCCGGACACCCCAAATGCGTTGATCCCCTACCGTGTCGTGCCGATCGTCACCGAACGTGGTGGCACGGTTACCGAAGTGCCCGTTAAAGCCGGTCAAACCGTCAAGGTCGGCGATCTGCTTTTCACGGTCGATGACAGCAGCGAAAAGGCGGCGGTCGCAACCGCCCAGACCGCGGTCGGTGAAGTCAACAGCCAGATCGATGTCGTCAAAGCACAGATCAAGGCAGCCGCGGCCGACCTCGCCCGGACGAAAGCGGTTCTCGACACCGCCAACCTGACCCTGTCGGAACAGCAGGACCTCAAGGACAAGAACTCGCCCGCCTACACGCTGAACAGGTACGAAAACGCAAAGGCCGCACAGGAGCAGGCGGCCGCCAATGTGAACGCCGCCAACTCCAAGATGGAAGCGCTGCAAGTGCAGCTCGATCAGGTCCTGCCAGCAGAACTGAAGTCCGCAGAAGCCGCCCTCGACCAGGCCAAGGTCAATCTTGCCAAGACCAAGGTGTATTCGTCGGTTTCCGGCAAGATCGAGCAGCTAACCCTGAATGTCGGCGCTCGCGCCGCGCAGTTCTCGGTTAATCCGGCGATGGTCATCGTGCCGGATCGCGACAAGACCGATCCCATTGAAATCGTCGCTGGTTTCAGCCAGACAAACAGCGCGGTTCTGCATGTCGGCATGCCTGCGGAGGTCGCCTGCGAGAACAACATCAACAGCGGCATGGCGAACACGGTGCTGGCAGCGCGCATCGTCCGCATCCAGGACGTTATCGCGACCGGCCAGCTCGGTCCGACCGGCGTCCTGATGCAGCCGTCAGACCGTCGCGGCCCCGGTGACCTTGTCGTACATGTTCGGCTCGAATATCCCGAACAGAACGCTCTCTTGGTTGATGGCGCCAGATGCCTGGTCCAGGCCTATACCACCCATATTTCCGGCTCGCTTCAAGGCACCTTCATGGGTGGCATCATCCAGGCCTGGGCGCTGGAAAAGGCGCTGATCATGCGGATGAAGGTCTGGATCATGCTCTTCGCTGGAACGGGACTGATCGGCGGGGATTGA